The Candidatus Sphingomonas colombiensis genome contains the following window.
GCATTGAGCAGGCGATCGAGCAGCGAAAGCGGCAGGTTGTCGACAACCTCCCACCCAAGATCCTCCAGCGTCTTGAGCACGGTCGATTTTCCCGCGCCGGACATGCCGGTGACGAGCAATATTTCAGGGGGCGGGGTCACGACGATATCCGACGCATCACGAGTTCGATCTTGATCGGGGCCGATGCCTCGAACGGATTGACGGCGATAGCGGGAATGGCGCGTTCGGCAAGGGTGCATGTGGCGGGTTCAGGCATCCGTTCGACCCGAGCATCCAGCCGCACCGCCAATATCACCGGGATCGCCGCGACATGCGGCAGTTCGACGATGCCTATGCCGCGCACCTCCATTCGCCCCGCGATGCTGGGCGGGGGGCTCGCGAACAGCGCGTCGGCGCTCGCGACCAGATCGGTATAGTCATCCGATACCAACGTGGCCCCGCGATCGATCAGCCGCAGCGCCAGATCCGATTTGCCGGCCCCCGACGGGCCGATCAGCAAAACCGCGCATCCGTCGATGGCGACCGTGGTAGCGTGGACCGTTTCGCGATCCGGCATCTCAGCCCCTCCCATCCGACAACGGCAATCGCACGACGAAACGCGCGCCGCTCAGGCGATCCTCGCGGCTCTGCACGCTGATCGTCCCCTGATGCGCATCGACGATGGTCCGGGCGATCGCGAGACCAAGGCCCGAATGCTGGCCGAACGCCTCGCTGTGCGGCCGGATCGACTGGAAACGGCGGAACACCGCCTCCCGCGCATCCTCCGGCACGCCGGGGCCTTCATCTTCGACCCAGACCTCCAGCGCGCCGTCGATCCGGCGCGCGGCGATCGCGATCAGCCCGTCATCGGGGGAGAAAGACAAGGCGTTGTCGATCAGGTTTTCGAAAACGCGCTCCAGCCGTGCGCCTTCGCCGGAGATGACGAGGCGCTCATTTTCCGGCCGATCGAAACGGATACGGACGTTGCGTTCGATCCCGCGCTCGCGCCGCTGGGCGATCATCCCGTCGATCATCGCCTTGATGTCGATCGGCTCGAATTTCGCCCGGCTGAGCTGAGCGTCGAGCCGCGAAGCCTCTGATATGTCGGTGATCAGGCGATCGAGCCGATGGACGTCATCCCGCACGATCGCCAGCAGCTTCTCCTGAAGCACGGGATCCTTGACGTGCCCGAGCCCCTCGATCGCCGACCGGAGCGAGGCGAGGGGGTTCTTCAATTCATGCGTAACGTCCGCCGCAAAGGCTTCGGTCGCGTCGATGCGCGCGCGCAGCGCCAGGCTCATGTCGGACAGCGCCCGCGCCAGCATTCCTATCTCGTCCTTGCGCGCGGGCAGGCGTGGCACCACCACTTCGCGGGCGCGGCCGAGCCGTACGCGCACCGCCGCTCGCGCCAGCCGCCGGAGCGGGCGCACGATCGTCCGCGCGAGAAACAGCGAAAGGAGGATCGAGACGATGGTGACCGTCAGCAACACCAGGCTGAGGCGATAACGCTCGACCCGCACCGTTTGGGTGATGTCCCGCGCGTTGACCGCAGTGAGCACCGCCGCACCATCGAGCAGCGGGGCGGCCGCGGTGATTACCGGCGTGCGATCGGGCGCGCGCCACACGGTCGCGGCGGCATGGCCGGTCTGCGCGGTGCGCACGTCGGGCCAGCTGCGCCCGTTGGGGTGATCGCGATAGAGCGGCGCACGCACCGCGCCGACCACGGTATCGATCCCGGCGTCCAGGAAGCGCGCGATCCGCTGGCCGCGATCATCCTTGTCGGGATCGAGCAACTGGAAGTTGCGCTTGCCCAGCGCGCGGCTGTCCACGATCAGCGCGCCATCCGGCCCGAACAGCCGGATGCGCGTGCCCGTGTCCTGCGCGAGCTGGAGGATCAGCGGGTTGCGCAATTTGGGCGTCACGGTCTGCAACGCTTCCGCGATCAGCCGCGCCTCGCGCATCGCCTGATCGGTGCGATTGTCGAGAATCCGCGCGCGATACGAATCGAGGTAGAAGAATCCGCCCGCCAGCAGCAGCAACGCGAAGATATTGACCGCCAGAATACGCCGCGTCAGCGAAACCCGGCCGGACCAGCGCAGCGCAAGATCGCTGCCCTCACTCTTCGGAGAAACGGTATCCGGCGCCATATAGCGTCTCGATAGCGTCGAAATCTGAATCGACCTCACGAAACTTTCGTCGCACGCGTTTGATGTGCGAATCGATCGTGCGATCGTCGACGTAAATATCGTCCTGATACGCCGCATCCATCAGCTGATTACGGGTGCGCACGATGCCCGGCCGTTGCGCGAGCGTTTCGAGGATCAGGAATTCGGTGACCGTCAGCGTGACCGGCGTGCCGGCCCAGGTGACGCGGTGACGTGCCGGGTCCATCACCAGCCGTCCGCGCTCCAGCGGTCCCTGCGTCTCCGTCTCGATACCTTCAGGTGACTGGGTCAGTTCGGCGCGGCGCAGGATCGCCCGAATGCGCGCGATCAGCAGCCGCTGGCTGAAAGGCTTGGCGATATAATCGTCCGCCCCCATCGCGAGGCCGAGCGCTTCGTCGAGTTCATCGTCCTTGCTTGTCAGGAAAATGACTGGAATCTGGCTCTTTTCGCGCAAGCGCCGCAGCAGTTCCAGCCCGTCCATGCGCGGCATCTTGATATCGAAGATCGCGAGATCGGGCGGATTGTCGATCAGCGCCTTCAGCGCCGTTTCGCCATCCGAATAAACGCGGGTGAGGAAGCCCTCGGTCTGAAGCGCGATCGAGACCGAAGCGAGAATATTCCGGTCGTCGTCGACGAGCGCGATCGTAGCCGTCATGGTATAGTCGCGTAGTGCAAAGATGGCACGGGCTCAATGCCCGCGTGGTTTGACGGCGCGGGTCACTAATTCTATGCGAACCTCGTTTACCGCGCCAACGCGGAGCGGCACAATTCTTAGGTTTTTAGGGGACGTGCTTGTGAGTGATCGTATTCCGGCAGTCGGGCTCGAGGCCCAGGGGATTGAAACCCGCGCGACGCTGCACTGGAATCTTGAAACCGCCCGATTGGTCGAGACAGCGGTGATGCGCGGCGAGGGCAAGCTTGCCGCCGATGGCCCGCTGGTGGTCGAAACCGGCGCGCATACTGGCCGTTCCGCGCAGGACAAGTTCATCGTCAAGGATGCCGAAACCGCCGATACGGTGTGGTGGGGCAAGACCAATAAGGCGATGGACCCGGCGCATTTCGCCGCGCTGAAGGCAGATTTCTTCGCCGCGCTGCGCGAGAAGGACGACCTTTTCGTTCAGGATCTCTTCGGCGGATCGCAGCCATCGAATCGCGTGCGCGTTCGCGTGATCAACGAGCTGGCCTGGCACAATCTGTTTATCCGCACGATGCTGGTGCGGCCCGAGGCCTCCGATCTGAAGGGGTTCACGGCCGACTATACGATCATCGATCTGCCGACCTTCCGCGCCGACCCGACGCGTCACGGCTGCCGCAGCGAGACGGTGATCGCGGTCAACTTCACCGAAAAGCTGATCCTGATCGGCGGCACGCGTTATGCCGGCGAAATGAAGAAATCGGTCTTCGGCCTGCTCAATTATCTGCTGCCGGTTGATGGCGTGATGCCGATGCATTGCTCCGCGAATATGGGGGCGGACGGCTCCACCGCGGTGTTCTTCGGCCTTTCGGGCACCGGCAAGACCACGCTTTCGGCCGACGCCAGTCGCACGCTGATCGGCGATGACGAGCATGGCTGGTCGGATACCGCCGTCTTCAATTTCGAGGGCGGCTGCTACGCCAAGATGATCCGCCTGTCGGCCGAGGCCGAGCCGGAAATCTTCGCCACCACCAAGCGCTTCGGCACCGTGCTCGAAAACGTGGTGATGGACCCGGATTCGCGCGAGCTCGATCTCGATGACGCAAGGCTCGCGGAGAACAGCCGCGGTGCCTATCCGATCGATTTCATCCCCAATGCCTCCAAGGAGAATATGGGGGGCGTCCCGAAGAATATCGTGATGCTGACGGCGGACGCTTATGGCGTGCTCCCCCCGATCGCGAAGTTGACGCCGGATCAGGCGATGTATCACTTCCTCTCGGGCTATACCGCGCGTGTCGCGGGCACCGAGATCGGCGTGACCGAGCCGGACGCCACCTTCTCCACCTGTTTCGGCGCGCCATTCATGCCGCGTCACCCGTCGATCTATGGCAATTTGCTCAAGGAACGAATCGCCAAGGGCGGGGTCGACTGCTGGCTGGTCAACACGGGCTGGACCGGCGGCAAATACGGTGTCGGCAATCGCATGCCGATCAAGGCCACCCGCGCGCTGCTCAACGCGGCGCTCGACGGCAGCCTCAACGATGCCGAATTCCGCACCGATCCGAATTTCGGCTTCAAGGTGCCCGTGAACGTGCCTGGCGTGGACGCAAAGATCCTCGATCCGCGCGCGACCTGGCAGAATCCGGCCGAATATGACGCGACCGCCGCAAAGCTGGTTGACCAGTTCAACGAGAATTTCGCGCAATTCGCCGATCATGTGGACGAAGGCGTGCGCCAGTCGGCGCCTAAGGTTCCCCAGGCCGCCTGATCTTGCTCGCACCCCCGGGCGGCGGCTGCTACAACGGCTGGCCGGGGGGCTGCATTTGCGAGGTTAGCGATGGGAATTATCGACAGTTTGCTGAGCCAGCTCGGATCGAACGTGGACGTGGCCAATCTCGCCACCAAGGTCGGTTTGTCGCAGGATCAGGTCGAAACGGCGATCACCGCACTCAGCCAGGCGCATACCGAGCCGGGCGACACAGTGGATAGCGCGGCGCAAAGCACCGGGCTTCCGGCCGATACCCTGCAACAGATCGTCGGCCATATCGGTGGCGAAGGCTCGCTCGGCCAGTTCGCGCAGATGATCGGCGCCGCTGGTGGCGAAGGTGGCGAAGGCGGAGCGGGTGGCCTGCTATCCGGGCTTGCCGGGAAGCTGTTCGGAAAGAGCTGACCCGAGTGGCTCGACGCGAAGTACGCCGTTCTCCACGGCGATAACGCGCATATGTGTGCCGGCGGCGGCATCTGGGCCAGTCGCCGGCCACGTACCGTCGCCCAGCACCGCGCGGCCGGAGCCGTCGATGATCGGCTCCGCGATGACGACGATGGTGCCGACGATGCGCGCCGCGCGATCATTGAGCATCGGATCGCTCGTTTCGAGCGGATAATCACGATACCAGCGCCGGCCGATCGTCACCGCGACGATGCTCCATGCCGCGAAGCTCCCGACCTGCGCGATCAGTGGCAAATCCGGCAGGACGAAGAGCGCCAGGCCGGTGATCGCCGCCGCGATCGCGAGAAAGATCAGGAATATTCCGGGAATCGCCAATTCCGCGATCCCCAACACGATCGCGGCGACGATCCAGGCCGCCGCGATATGACTCACGATCTCATCGACGATCATTGCGGACTGGTTGATCCCTTCACGCGTGGAACCGAGCGCTCCGCAGGGGTTTCGCCGGCGGGCTGAGCCGTATTGCCCAGCACGTCGCGCGCCAGCTCACCGATCCCGCCCAGGGTGCCGATCAACTGCGTTGCCTCGACCGGGAAAAGGATCGTCTTGGCGTTAGGCGAAGTGGCGAACTTGCCGATCGCCTCGACATATTTCTGCGCAATGAAATAGTTGAGCGACTGGCTCGATCCGGCCTCGATCGCGTTGGACACAAGCTCGGTTGCCTTCGCCTCGGCCTGCGCCGCACGTTCGCGCGCTTCGGCATCGCGGAAAGCTGATTCCTGCCGGCCCTCGGCCTCGAGAATGCGGGCCTGCTTCTGCCCCTCGGCGCGCAGGATTTCCGACGCGCGCGAACCTTCGGCGTCAAGGATATTGGCGCGCTTTTCGCGCTCGGCCTTCATCTGCCGCGCCATCGCGTTGACGATATCCTGCGGCGGCCGGATATCCTTGATCTCGACCCGCGTGATCTTCACCCCCCATGGAGTGGTCGCGTGATCGACCACGGACAGCAGGCGCGCGTTGATCTCGTCGCGTTTTGAAAGCGTTTCGTCGAGATCCATCGCGCCCATCACGGTGCGCAGGTTGGTGGTGACGAGATTGAGCAGCGCGACGTACAGATCGCTGACCTCGTAAGCCGCTTTTGCCGCATCGAGCACCTGGAAGAAAACGACCCCGTCGGTCGAGATCATCGCATTATCCTTGGTGATGATCTCCTGACCGGGAATATCGATCACCTGCTCCATCATATTTACCCGCCGACCGACGCGGTAAAAGAAGGCGGGAAAAAAATTGAAGCCGGGGGCAGCCGTCGTCGTGTAACGCCCGAAATGTTCGATCGTATATTGATAGCCTTGCCGCACGATCTTGATGCTTGTCATGAGGTATAGAAGCACCAGCGCCATCAGCAGGAGCGCAACGGTCGTCACCATCATTTCTTCAACCTCTCCCGATCGACGCCGCTTATCATAGCGAACGGGCAAGCGGGGGCCTAGCGAAACCGCGCCGACGCGGTTACATGGCCCGCCACTTCCTTCCCCCTCGCAGGATTCGGCACGCTTATGGACATCCGCCTCGGTCTCACTTTCGACGATGTCCTTCTGGTTCCCGCCGAATCGAACGTGTTGCCCAGCGCAGCCGATACGCGGACCCAGTTGACGCGCGGCATCGCGCTCAACATCCCGATTCTTTCCAGCGCGATGGATACCGTCACCGAAGCGGACATGGCGATCGTCATGGCGCAACTTGGTGGCATCGGGGTGCTGCACCGCAATCTCACCGTCGAAGAGCAGGTCGGCGCAGTGCGGCAGGTGAAGCGCTTTGAGAGCGGCATGGTCGTGAATCCGATCACCATCGCCCCCAACGCGACGCTCGCCGAAGCGCAGGCGCTGATGGAGCAGCACCGTATCAGCGGCATCCCCGTGGTGGAAAAGGGCGGCAAGCTCGTCGGTATCCTTACCAATCGCGATGTGCGGTTCGCCGAAAATCCGCGTCAGCCGGTCAGCGAACTGATGACGCATGAAAATCTCGCCACCGTTAAAAGCGGCGTGGGTCAGGAAGAAGCGCGGCGACTGCTCCACCAGCGGCGGATCGAAAAGCTGCTGGTCGTTGACGAAGACTATCGCTGCGTCGGCCTGATCACGGTCAAGGATATCGAAAAGGCCGTGACCTATCCGGATGCGACCAAGGATTCCGCCGGTCGCCTGCGCGTCGCCGCCGCGACGACGGTGGGAGATAAAGGCTTCGCACGAACCGAAGCGTTGGTCGACGCCGAATGCGATCTGATCGTGATCGACACCGCGCATGGCCATAATCGGGATGTTGCGGCAGCGGTGGAGCGCGTGAAGCGACTCTCCAACGCGGTGCAGGTCGTCGCGGGCAACGTCGCGACCGCAGATGCCACGCGGGCACTGATCGATGCGGGGGCGGACGGGATCAAGGTCGGCATCGGGCCGGGATCGATCTGCACGACGCGGATCGTCGCCGGGGTTGGCGTTCCCCAGCTCACCGCGGTGATGGACTGCGCGGAAGCGGCGGCGAAGGCCGGCGTCCCGGTGATCGCCGATGGAGGCCTTCGCACTTCCGGCGATCTCGCCAAGGCGCTCGCCGCTGGCGCATCCACCTGCATGGTCGGTTCATTACTCGCGGGTAGCGAAGAAGCGCCGGGCGAAACCTTTCTTTATCAAGGACGTGCGTACAAATCCTATCGCGGTATGGGAAGTGTCGGAGCGATGGGCCGTGGCTCGGCCGATCGCTATTTCCAGGGCGATATCAAGGATCAGCTCAAGCTGGTGCCTGAGGGGATCGAGGGGCAGGTCGCCTTCAAGGGGCCGGCGCGCGACGTGATTCATCAGCTCGTCGGGGGCATCAAGGCGGCGATGGGTTATACCGGCTCCGCGACGATCCCCGATTTCCAGCGCCGCGCGCAATTCGTGCGCATCACGGGTGCGGGGCTGAAGGAAAGCCATGTCCACGACGTGACGATCACCCGTGAGGCGCCGAATTATCCGACGCGCTGATATAAGGTTCGTCGATGACGCCGGCCGCACGCATTCAGGCGGCGATCGAAGTGCTCGATCTCGTCCTCGCCGCAGCGCGTGAGGGTGGGGCCGCTGCCGATACGATCGTCCAGCGCTATTTCTCTACCCGGCGTTACGCTGGCTCGAAGGACCGTCGCGCGGTGCGCGAGCTGGTGTTCGCCGCGATCCGCATCTGCGGAGAGGCACCTGCATCGGGGCGTGCGGCGATGCTGCTGCTCGCGCGCTGACGATGCCGATCTCGCGGCTGGCTTTGACGGTTCGCCGCATGGGCCATCGCCGATCGCACCCAATGAGCCGGTCGCGGTCGCGGGAACGGCACCTGCGTGGCTGGCTGATCGAATGCGTGCGGCGG
Protein-coding sequences here:
- the guaB gene encoding IMP dehydrogenase, with the translated sequence MDIRLGLTFDDVLLVPAESNVLPSAADTRTQLTRGIALNIPILSSAMDTVTEADMAIVMAQLGGIGVLHRNLTVEEQVGAVRQVKRFESGMVVNPITIAPNATLAEAQALMEQHRISGIPVVEKGGKLVGILTNRDVRFAENPRQPVSELMTHENLATVKSGVGQEEARRLLHQRRIEKLLVVDEDYRCVGLITVKDIEKAVTYPDATKDSAGRLRVAAATTVGDKGFARTEALVDAECDLIVIDTAHGHNRDVAAAVERVKRLSNAVQVVAGNVATADATRALIDAGADGIKVGIGPGSICTTRIVAGVGVPQLTAVMDCAEAAAKAGVPVIADGGLRTSGDLAKALAAGASTCMVGSLLAGSEEAPGETFLYQGRAYKSYRGMGSVGAMGRGSADRYFQGDIKDQLKLVPEGIEGQVAFKGPARDVIHQLVGGIKAAMGYTGSATIPDFQRRAQFVRITGAGLKESHVHDVTITREAPNYPTR
- a CDS encoding NfeD family protein, translating into MIVDEIVSHIAAAWIVAAIVLGIAELAIPGIFLIFLAIAAAITGLALFVLPDLPLIAQVGSFAAWSIVAVTIGRRWYRDYPLETSDPMLNDRAARIVGTIVVIAEPIIDGSGRAVLGDGTWPATGPDAAAGTHMRVIAVENGVLRVEPLGSALSEQLPGKPG
- a CDS encoding stimulus-sensing domain-containing protein; the protein is MAPDTVSPKSEGSDLALRWSGRVSLTRRILAVNIFALLLLAGGFFYLDSYRARILDNRTDQAMREARLIAEALQTVTPKLRNPLILQLAQDTGTRIRLFGPDGALIVDSRALGKRNFQLLDPDKDDRGQRIARFLDAGIDTVVGAVRAPLYRDHPNGRSWPDVRTAQTGHAAATVWRAPDRTPVITAAAPLLDGAAVLTAVNARDITQTVRVERYRLSLVLLTVTIVSILLSLFLARTIVRPLRRLARAAVRVRLGRAREVVVPRLPARKDEIGMLARALSDMSLALRARIDATEAFAADVTHELKNPLASLRSAIEGLGHVKDPVLQEKLLAIVRDDVHRLDRLITDISEASRLDAQLSRAKFEPIDIKAMIDGMIAQRRERGIERNVRIRFDRPENERLVISGEGARLERVFENLIDNALSFSPDDGLIAIAARRIDGALEVWVEDEGPGVPEDAREAVFRRFQSIRPHSEAFGQHSGLGLAIARTIVDAHQGTISVQSREDRLSGARFVVRLPLSDGRG
- a CDS encoding response regulator transcription factor, yielding MTATIALVDDDRNILASVSIALQTEGFLTRVYSDGETALKALIDNPPDLAIFDIKMPRMDGLELLRRLREKSQIPVIFLTSKDDELDEALGLAMGADDYIAKPFSQRLLIARIRAILRRAELTQSPEGIETETQGPLERGRLVMDPARHRVTWAGTPVTLTVTEFLILETLAQRPGIVRTRNQLMDAAYQDDIYVDDRTIDSHIKRVRRKFREVDSDFDAIETLYGAGYRFSEE
- a CDS encoding phosphoenolpyruvate carboxykinase, whose product is MSDRIPAVGLEAQGIETRATLHWNLETARLVETAVMRGEGKLAADGPLVVETGAHTGRSAQDKFIVKDAETADTVWWGKTNKAMDPAHFAALKADFFAALREKDDLFVQDLFGGSQPSNRVRVRVINELAWHNLFIRTMLVRPEASDLKGFTADYTIIDLPTFRADPTRHGCRSETVIAVNFTEKLILIGGTRYAGEMKKSVFGLLNYLLPVDGVMPMHCSANMGADGSTAVFFGLSGTGKTTLSADASRTLIGDDEHGWSDTAVFNFEGGCYAKMIRLSAEAEPEIFATTKRFGTVLENVVMDPDSRELDLDDARLAENSRGAYPIDFIPNASKENMGGVPKNIVMLTADAYGVLPPIAKLTPDQAMYHFLSGYTARVAGTEIGVTEPDATFSTCFGAPFMPRHPSIYGNLLKERIAKGGVDCWLVNTGWTGGKYGVGNRMPIKATRALLNAALDGSLNDAEFRTDPNFGFKVPVNVPGVDAKILDPRATWQNPAEYDATAAKLVDQFNENFAQFADHVDEGVRQSAPKVPQAA
- a CDS encoding SPFH/Band 7/PHB domain protein, with the protein product MVTTVALLLMALVLLYLMTSIKIVRQGYQYTIEHFGRYTTTAAPGFNFFPAFFYRVGRRVNMMEQVIDIPGQEIITKDNAMISTDGVVFFQVLDAAKAAYEVSDLYVALLNLVTTNLRTVMGAMDLDETLSKRDEINARLLSVVDHATTPWGVKITRVEIKDIRPPQDIVNAMARQMKAEREKRANILDAEGSRASEILRAEGQKQARILEAEGRQESAFRDAEARERAAQAEAKATELVSNAIEAGSSQSLNYFIAQKYVEAIGKFATSPNAKTILFPVEATQLIGTLGGIGELARDVLGNTAQPAGETPAERSVPRVKGSTSPQ
- a CDS encoding HPr kinase/phosphatase C-terminal domain-containing protein, which encodes MPDRETVHATTVAIDGCAVLLIGPSGAGKSDLALRLIDRGATLVSDDYTDLVASADALFASPPPSIAGRMEVRGIGIVELPHVAAIPVILAVRLDARVERMPEPATCTLAERAIPAIAVNPFEASAPIKIELVMRRISS